The Garra rufa chromosome 18, GarRuf1.0, whole genome shotgun sequence genome window below encodes:
- the LOC141291330 gene encoding E3 ubiquitin-protein ligase TRIM39-like codes for MASSSGQLNEELQCSICLDVFTDPVTTPCGHNFCRTCLNKHWTNTQKCCCPLCNETFIRRPDLKINTTLREVVQHFKEKLNLGRSEVFCDFCDGRKQKAVKSCLTCQSSYCETHLEPHHRVPRLKKHKLINAVENLEDYICQKHERPLELFCRDDQMCVCLSCTEGDHRTHNTVPIEEESQQKKNQLVQTQTDMQQMIQDRMEKIQEIQHSVEMRKRNTEKEKSASVELFTDLIRSIERCQSELLKMMEKQQKAAEKQAEDLIKELQQEITDLKKRNTELEQLSHTDDHLHLIQMFLYLCSRPHTKNWTEISINSDVNVYSMKQRALIQLKKTLNETLDDKLIRSELKWAHKFAVDLTLDPDTANPYLILSDDGKQVSDGDIEQDVQVNPKRFDVCSCVLAKQGFSSGRFYYEVQVKGKTEWSLGVARESINRKETNTLSPVNGYWTVILRNENQYKACDNPLVSLSLKVKPKIVGVFVDYEEGLVSFYDVGSRSYIYSFTGQTFTDKLYPYFSPCPNDEGRNSNPLIITPVNK; via the exons ATGGCGTCCTCCAGTGGTCAGCTAAATGAGGAGCTCCAGTGCTCCATCTGTCTGGATGTGTTCACTGATCCAGTCACCACTCCATGTGGACACAACTTCTGCAGAACCTGCCTGAACAAGCACTGGACAAACACACAGAAATGCTGCTGTCCACTCTGTAATGAAACATTCATCAGAAGACCTGATCTCAAGATTAATACAACACTAAGAGAAGTTGTGCAACATTTTAAGGAAAAGCTAAATCTAGGAAGATCTGAGGTGTTCTGTGACTTCTGTGATGGAAGAAAGCAGAAAGCTGTGAAGTCCTGCCTGACGTGTCAAAGCTCCTACTGTGAGACTCACCTGGAGCCTCATCACAGAGTCCCACGACTAAAGAAACACAAACTGATCAACGCTGTGGAAAATCTGGAGGATTATATATGCCAGAAACATGAGAGACCTCTGGAGCTGTTCTGCAGAGATGAtcagatgtgtgtgtgtctgtcctgCACTGAAGGAGACCACAGGACTCACAACACTGTTCCTATAGAGGAGGAGAGTCAGCAGAAGAAG AATCAGCTGgttcagacacagacagacatgcAGCAGATGATCCAGGACAGAATGGAGAAGATTCAAGAGATCCAGCACTCAGTAGAGATGAGAAAA AGAAACACAGAGAAGGAGAAATCAGCCAGTGTTGAGCTCTTCACTGATCTGATCCGCTCCATTGAAAGATGTCAGTCTGAGCTGCTGAAAATGATGGAGAAACAGCAGAAAGCTGCAGAGAAACAGGCTGAAGATCTCATTAAAGAGCTGCAGCAGGAAATCACTGACCTGAAGAAGAGAAACACTGAGCTGGAGCAGCTCTCACACACTGACGATCATCTGCACCTCATACAG ATGTTCTTATACCTGTGCAGTCGTCCACACACCAAGAACTGGACTGAGATCAGTATTAACTCTGATGTGAATGTGTATTCTATGAAACAAAGAGCTCTGATTCAGCTGAAGAAAACTCTTAATGAAACTCTAGACGATAAACTCATTCGGTCTG AGTTGAAGTGGGCACATAAGTTTGCAG TGGATTTGACTCTAGATCCTGATACAGCGAATCCATATCTTATCCTATCTGATGATGGAAAGCAAGTAAGTGATGGAGACATTGAGCAGGACGTCCAAGTAAACCCAAAGAGATTTGACGTCTGTTCTTGTGTTCTGGCAAAGCAGGGATTCAGTTCAGGGAGATTTTACTATGAGGTGCAGGTGAAGGGAAAGACTGAGTGGAGTTTAGGAGTGGCCAGAGAATCCATTAACAGGAAGGAGACGAACACACTGAGTCCAGTGAATGGATACTGGACTGTGATTCTGAGGAATGAGAATCAATATAAAGCTTGTGATAATCCGCTTGTCTCTTTATCTCTGAAAGTGAAACCTAAGATTGTGGGAGTGTTTGTGGATTATGAGGAGGGTCTGGTCTCTTTTTATGATGTGGGCTCCAGATCATATATCTACTCTTTCACTGGTCAGACATTCACTGACAAACTCTATCCATATTTTAGCCCATGCCCTAATGATGAAGGCAGAAACTCAAACCCACTGATCATCACACCTGTTAACAAATAA
- the LOC141291121 gene encoding E3 ubiquitin-protein ligase TRIM39-like, with protein sequence MASSSGPLNEELQCSICLDVFTDPVTTPCGHNFCRTCLNQCWTNTQTCFCPLCKEQFSKKTDLKINTTLKEVVQHFKEKLNLGRSEVFCDFCDGRKQKAVKSCLTCPSSYCETHLEPHHRVPRLKKHKLINAVENLEDYICQKHERPLELFCRDDQTCVCLSCTEGDHKTHNTVPIEEESQQKKNQLVQTQTDMQQMIQNRMKKIEEIQHSVEMRKRNTAKEKSASVELFTDLIHSIERCQSELLKMMEEQQKAAEKQAEDLIKELQQEITDLKKRNTELEQLSHTDDHLYLIQMSSSQCSRPHTKNWTEISIDSDVDVLPMNTALIQFKKTLDETLDEKLIQSGLKCAQKFAVDVTLDPDTANPHLILSDDGKQVSEGYIEQDVPENPNRFDETSCVLSKEGFSSGRFYYEVQVKGKTDWDLGVARESITRKGKITLSPEDGYWTVILRNENEYDACENVPVSLSLRVKPEIVGVFVDYEEGLVSFYDVGSRSHIYSFTGQTFTDKLYPYFSPCPNDEGKNSNPLIITPVNK encoded by the exons ATGGCATCCTCCAGTGGTCCACTAAATGAGGAGCTCCAGTGCTCCATCTGTCTGGATGTGTTCACTGATCCAGTCACCACTCCATGTGGACACAACTTCTGCAGAACCTGCCTGAACCAGTGCTGGACAAACACACAGACCTGCTTCTGTCCACTCTGTAAAGAACAATTCAGCAAAAAAACTGATCTTAAGATTAATACAACACTCAAAGAGGTTGTGCAACACTTTAAGGAGAAGCTCAATCTAGGAAGATCTGAGGTGTTCTGTGACTTCTGTGATGGAAGAAAGCAGAAAGCTGTGAAGTCCTGTCTGACGTGTCCAAGCTCTTACTGTGAGACTCACCTGGAGCCTCATCACAGAGTCCCACGACTAAAGAAACACAAACTGATCAACGCTGTGGAAAATCTGGAGGATTATATATGCCAGAAACATGAGAGACCTCTGGAGCTGTTCTGCAGAGATGATCAGACGTGTGTGTGTCTGTCCTGCACTGAAGGAGACCACAAGACTCACAACACTGTTCCTATAGAGGAGGAGAGTCAACAGAAGAAG AATCAGCTGgttcagacacagacagacatgcAGCAGATGATCCAGAACAGAATGAAGAAGATTGAAGAAATCCAGCACTCAGTAGAGATGAGAAAG AGAAACACAGCGAAGGAGAAATCAGCCAGTGTTGAGCTCTTCACTGATCTGATCCACTCCATTGAGAGATGTCAGTCAGAGCTGCTGAAGATGATGGAGGAACAGCAGAAAGCTGCAGAGAAACAGGCTGAAGATCTCATTAAAGAGCTGCAGCAGGAAATCACTGACCTGAAGAAGAGAAACACTGAGCTGGAGCAGCTCTCACACACTGATGATCATCTGTACCTCATACAG ATGTCCTCATCCCAGTGCAGTCGTCCACACACCAAGAACTGGACTGAGATCAGTATTGACTCTGATGTGGATGTGCTCCCTATGAATACAGCTTTGATTCAGTTTAAGAAAACCCTTGATGAAACTCTAGATGAAAAACTCATTCAGTCTG GGTTGAAGTGTGCACAGAAGTTTGCAG TGGATGTGACTCTGGATCCTGATACAGCGAATCCACATCTCATCCTGTCTGATGATGGAAAACAAGTCAGTGAAGGATACATTGAGCAGGACGTCCCAGAAAACCCAAATAGATTTGATGAAACTTCTTGTGTTCTGTCAAAGGAGGGATTCAGTTCAGGGAGATTTTACTATGAGGTGCAGGTGAAGGGAAAGACTGATTGGGATTTAGGAGTGGCCAGAGAATCCATTACCAGGAAGGGGAAGATCACACTGAGTCCTGAAGACGGATACTGGACTGTGATTCTGAGGAATGAGAATGAATATGACGCTTGTGAAAATGTACCTGTCTCTTTATCTCTGAGAGTGAAACCTGAGATTGTGGGAGTGTTTGTGGATTATGAGGAGGGTCTGGTCTCTTTTTATGATGTGGGCTCCAGATCTCATATCTACTCTTTCACTGGCCAGACTTTCACTGACAAACTCTATCCATATTTTAGCCCATGCCCTAATGATGAAGGTAAAAACTCAAACCCACTGATCATCACACCTGTTAACAAATAA